Proteins encoded by one window of Engraulis encrasicolus isolate BLACKSEA-1 chromosome 21, IST_EnEncr_1.0, whole genome shotgun sequence:
- the znf131 gene encoding zinc finger protein 131 → MAEGEVVDYGHEFPAHYKVMLDKLNEQRQLDQFTDITLIVDGHQFRAHKAVLAACSHFFHKFFQDFKQEPLVEIEGVSNSAFQHLMEFTYTATLSVNGSEEVNDVWRAAEYLQMQEAIKALNNRMNNNATLVTTRVLASTGSSAKATSSGSKAKKRKIAETSNVITESLPSVVESEKVEIEVEMGDVVEAMLEEVEHYAHSGAARTGGAHAGARASSDDSALALLADITSKYRPGETGGVERCSDVHVEEDGEEELVLHEETVMAPKALESIEVVEVQISQLDNHHGGGNQMFRCDKCDRVFKIFYHLKQHMKSHEAGVGVDGKPFVCRHCGKSYAREGALKQHVNSYHYEAEAEELSRRHRPQKKVHVCEYCDKQFDHFGHFKEHLRKHTGEKPFECPDCHERFARNSTLKCHMAACQNGAGAKKGRKKLYECQVCNSVFNSWDQFKDHLVIHTGEKPNHCTFCDLWFTQPRDLRAHLRDLHGIQDDSITSTTAASTNASASITNAAGEEVILTEASALAEGAAAATTAATELILTTEDGIRVEHVTVEPMDMVAVEETLVVEAEAVVEEEEDSHMSTTTTTTTAVTEVVVQAAPTTQASCPSGMLESLKKEEDLEVEVDRLNEEHQQDHHQEVEIQVGVADGEETHVTVTEEHFHSEEQVETVVGVVEDAVIQTVQV, encoded by the exons ATGGctgagggggaggtggtggactATGGGCACGAGTTTCCTGCTCATTACAAGGTGATGCTGGACAAGCTGAATGAGCAGAGGCAACTGGACCAGTTCACTGACATCACACTCATTGTGGATG GTCACCAATTCAGAGCCCACAAAGCGGTGTTGGCGGCATGCAGCCACTTCTTTCACAAGTTCTTCCAAGACTTCAAGCAGGAACCACTGGTCGAGATTGAAG GAGTGAGTAACTCGGCTTTTCAACACCTGATGGAGTTCACATACACGGCCACGTTGTCGGTCAACGGCAGCGAGGAGGTCAACGATGTGTGGAGGGCGGCCGAATACCTCCAGATGCAGGAGGCCATCAAGGCCCTCAACAACAG AATGAACAACAATGCCACGCTGGTCACCACCCGGGTGCTGGCATCGACCGGGTCATCAGCCAAGGCCACTAGCAGCGGCAGCAAGGCCAAGAAGCGCAAGATCGCCGAGACTTCCAACGTGATCACGGAGTCGCTGCCCTCGGTGGTGGAGAGCGAGAAGGTGGAGATCGAGGTGGAGATGGGGGACGTGGTGGAGGCCAtgctggaggaggtggagcacTATGCCCACTCGGGCGCGGCCCGCACTGGGGGTGCCCACGCCGGCGCCCGGGCCTCTTCGGACGACTCGGCCCTGGCTCTGCTGGCCGACATCACCAGCAAGTACCGGCCAGGGGAAACAGGAG GTGTGGAGCGTTGCTCAGATGTCCacgtggaggaggatggtgaggaGGAGCTGGTCCTACACGAGGAGACGGTCATGGCACCCAAGGCCCTGGAGAGCATCGAGGTGGTGGAG GTCCAGATCTCCCAGCTGGATAACCACCACGGCGGTGGCAACCAGATGTTCCGCTGTGACAAGTGCGACCGCGTCTTCAAGATCTTCTACCACCTGAAGCAGCACATGAAGAGCCACGAGGCTGGAGTCGGTGTCGATG GTAAGCCGTTTGTGTGTCGGCACTGCGGCAAGTCGTACGCGCGGGAGGGCGCGCTGAAGCAGCACGTGAACAGCTACCACTacgaggcggaggcggaggagcTGTCACGGAGGCACCGGCCGCAGAAGAAGGTTCACGTGTGCGAGTACTGCGACAAGCAGTTCGACCACTTTGGACACTTCAAGGAGCACCTCCGGAAGCACACGG GTGAGAAGCCATTTGAATGTCCAGACTGCCACGAACGCTTCGCCAGGAACAGCACGCTCAAATGCCACATGGCGGCCTGTCAGAACGGCGCCGGCGCCAAGAAAGGACGCAAGAAGCTATACGAGTGTCAG GTGTGCAACAGCGTCTTCAACAGCTGGGACCAGTTCAAGGACCACCTGGTGATCCACACGGGCGAGAAGCCCAACCACTGCACCTTCTGCGACCTGTGGTTCACACAGCCCCGCGACCTGCGCGCCCACCTGCGCGACCTCCACGGCATCCAGGACGACTCCATCACCAGCACCACCGCCGCCTCCACAAACGCCTCTGCCTCCATCACCAACGCCGCCGGGGAGGAGGTGATCCTCACAGAGGCCTCAGCGTTGGCCGAGGgggccgccgccgccaccaccgccgccacggAGTTAATCCTGACCACAGAGGATGGTATTCGGGTGGAGCACGTGACTGTGGAGCCCATGGACATGGTGGCGGTAGAGGAGACTCTGGTGGTGGAGGCGGAAGCcgtggttgaggaggaggaggacagtcaCATGTCGACCACGACCACCACAACAACGGCTGTGACGGAGGTGGTGGTGCAAGCGGCACCCACAACGCAGGCCTCCTGTCCTTCGGGGATGCTAGAGTccctgaagaaggaggaggacttggaggtggaggtggacagACTAAACGAGGAACACCAGCAAGACCATCACCAGGAGGTGGAGATCCAGGTTGGGGTTGCAGACGGGGAGGAAACACACGTGACTGTGACAGAGGAACACTTTCACTCTGAGGAGCAGGTGGAGacagtggtgggggtggtggaggatgcCGTGATTCAGACGGTGCAAGTATGA